The proteins below come from a single Microtus pennsylvanicus isolate mMicPen1 chromosome 13, mMicPen1.hap1, whole genome shotgun sequence genomic window:
- the Rnf186 gene encoding E3 ubiquitin-protein ligase RNF186, with product MPESCCQQVPGQSREEAGSVSTGPEPMQVPAAPVVTPRGCPYAEQPHCSNLVPRMSCTKAPSPIPAGATTTTTVIALGPTGHLSISTEDDLECLVCREPYNCARSPKLLSCQHAFCAVCLKLLLFVEEDTWSIPCPLCRKVTAVPGGLICSLRDQEAMVGRLARSCPEVHLCPQRLVGSATPAARPANWTGEDDQDVVSVNRVAARRLAVHLFLLALLIVLILPFIYPGVIRWVLAVIIALALLMATLLCCYPYSRSSNWPCSRTLLCREQKQAQITSIA from the coding sequence atgccagaaagcTGCTGTCAGCAGGTACCCGGACAGAGCAGAGAGGAGGCTGGAAGCGTCTCCACAGGGCCAGAACCCATGCAAGTCCCGGCAGCACCGGTGGTCACTCCTCGTGGATGCCCCTATGCGGAACAGCCTCATTGCAGCAACTTGGTACCCAGAATGTCTTGCACCAAGGCCCCTTCGCCTATCCCAGCGGgtgccaccaccacaaccactgTCATCGCCTTGGGACCCACTGGGCATCTCAGTATCTCTACGGAGGATGACCTGGAATGCTTGGTGTGCCGAGAACCCTACAACTGTGCCCGGTCCCCCAAGCTGCTCAGCTGTCAGCACGCCTTCTGCGCTGTGTGCCTGAAGCTTCTGTTATTTGTGGAAGAAGACACCTGGTCCATCCCCTGTCCACTGTGCCGAAAGGTCACTGCCGTCCCAGGAGGCCTAATCTGCAGCCTGCGAGACCAGGAGGCGATGGTGGGGCGGCTGGCCCGCTCATGCCCGGAGGTACACCTGTGTCCCCAGAGACTAGTTGGTTCTGCCACTCCAGCCGCGCGGCCAGCCAACTGGACGGGAGAAGATGATCAGGATGTAGTAAGTGTCAATCGGGTAGCTGCCCGGCGCCTAGCCGTACACCTGTTCTTGTTGGCTCTTCTCATTGTCCTAATCCTGCCTTTCATCTATCCGGGTGTCATCCGGTGGGTGCTGGCCGTTATCATCGCCCTGGCGCTACTGATGGCCACCCTACTCTGCTGTTACCCCTACAGCCGGAGCAGCAACTGGCCTTGCTCCAGGACTCTGCTCTGCAGAGAGCAAAAGCAAGCCCAGATCACGTCTATTGCCTGA